Within Conexibacter woesei DSM 14684, the genomic segment ACGAGCCGCACGTCGCCCGGCGCGCGCACCGGCACGCAGAAGGCGCGCGGCGACTTGCGCGGCCGCGGCTCGACGTCGAGCAGCACGCGGCCGCCGGCGGCCGGCTCGAGCCCGAGGCCGCCGAGCGTCGCCTCGAACGCGGGCAGCAGCTGCTGCGCCGGGAACGACGCGTCCTCGTCGCGGGCGCGGAAGAACCACGGCAGGTCGGCGCGCGTGAGCCGCGCCATCCCGACGCCGACGACGCGCTCGACCGCCGGTCCGACGATCGCGTCGTAGTCGGCGTCGGTCGCCGCCAGGAACGTCTCCGTCGCTGCCGAGAGCGCGTCGAGGTCGACGCCCTTGCAGTCGGCGCACATCGCGCGGTAGCTCGGCCAGCCCAGCTCGCGCACGACCGCGTGCGTGCGCTGCAGCGCCGCGCGGTGGAGCGGGTTCAAGTCCCGCTCGGTCGCCTCCAGGCGCGCCGCCTCGATCGCGGCGCGCCGTTCGCGGCCGGGCTCGTTCGCCTGCGCGACGACGGACTCGCGGAAGCCGACGACGGTGCCGCCGACGTCGAGTCGCAGGCCGGCCTCCCGCTGCGCGAGCGCGGCCGCCTCCGCCGTCGTCGCGAGTCCGAGACAGCCCTCGACAGCGAAGTCGAGCAGCATCCGCAGGCGGCGCGCGTCGTCGGGCGAGCGGCCGTCGGAGGCGGCCAGCTCGCGCAGCCGCGCGACCGCGTCGAACGAGAAGAGACCGGCGTGTCGCGCGTAGATCGCGTCGACGTCGAACCCGTCCTTGAGGCCGGCGTAGTGGGTGTAGTACTCGTCGCCGAGCTCGGCGACGAACGTCTCCGCTTGCAGTCGATACGCACCGAGGTCCATGACCCTGCCATCCTAAGCGTCCGCATGAGCACGCCGACGACCCCACGCAAGCAGCGCCCCGACCGCTTCGCCGAGCTGGAGCTGACGATCGACGACCTCGCCTTCGGCGGCAACGGCGTCGCGCGTCACGAGGGCTACGTGCTGTTCGTGCACGGCGCGATCCCGGGCGACCGCGTGCGCGCGAAGGTCACGAAGACCAAGCGCGACTACGGCGAGGCGATAACGGTCGACGTGCTCGAGCCGAGCCCGGATCGGATCGCGCCCGTCGCCGACCACCCCGGCGCGCCGTGGCAGATCCTGCCGTACGAGCGCCAGCTGGAGATCAAGTCCAAGCAGGTCGACGACGCGCTGCGCCGCATCGGCAAGCTCGGCGGCTTCGAGCTGGAGCCGATCGTGCCGGCGCTGGAGACGTGGCGCTACCGCAACAAGCTCGAGTACTCGTTCGGGACCGAGGGGACGGCCGAGAGAGGCGAGTTGATCTTCGGCTTCCACGCGCCCGGCGAGTGGGACCGGATCGTCCCGATAGCCGACTGCATGCTCGCCTCCGAGCGCGGCAACGCGGTCCGCGACCAGGTGCTGGCGTTCTGCCGCGAGCAGGGTCTGACGGCGTACGACCGCCGCACGCGTCGCGGCTTCCTGCGCAACTGCGTGATCCGCGAGGGTCGCCGCACCGGCCAGTTCCAGGTCCGCCTCGTGACGATGCCCGGCGAGCTCGACCGCGAGGCGTTCGCAGAGGCGGTCGACTGCGACGGCCTGCTGTGGACGCAGTTCGACGGGCTCGGCGAGACGACCGCGGAGGGCGACACGGAGCTGATCGCCGGCAGCGACTATCTCGAGGAGGAGCTGAACGGGATGTCGTTCCGCGTCTCCCCGAACGCCTTCTTCCAGGTCAACACCGAGATGGCGGAGAAGCTCTACGCGCTCGCCGGCGACTACGCCTCGCTGGCCGGCTTCGAGCGGCTCTACGACCTCTACTGCGGGATCGGCACCGTCGGCCTCACGATGGCGCCGCGTGCGGGCGAGCTGTGGGGCCTGGAGATCATCGAGGACGCGATCGGCGACGCGATAGCGAACGCGAGACTGAACGAGATCGACAACGCCCGCTTCTTCGCCGGCGACGTCCGCACCGCGCTGAGACTGCTCGTCGACACCGCCGGCTCTCCCGACGTCGTCGTCGTCGACCCGCCGCGCGCCGGCCTGTCGAGAAAGGTCGTCAGACGGATCATCGACGCCTCGCCGAAGCGGCTCGTCTACATCTCCTGCAACCCGACGACGCTCGCGCCCAACGGCGCGCAGCTCGCCGAGGCCGGCTACGTCCTGCGCAAGGTGCGCCCGGTCGACATGTTCCCGCAGACCCCGCACATAGAGTGCGTGGCGCTGTTCGAGCGCGTCTAGCGCGCGCCCGCTTCCAAGCGGCTCGGCGGGCGGCGCCGACCGTCTAGCATCGCCGCCGTGCCGGAGATCGACGAGCTGACCATCGCGGACGAGCCCGCGAGCTGGGCCGCGCTCGGCTTCGCCGTCGAGGGGGAGACGTGCCGCATCGGCAGGGTGGCGCTGCGGCTCGCCGGCCGCGCCGCCGGTCGCGGGATCGTGCGCTGGACGCTGCGCGACGCGACGACGACCGAGCTGGACGGCCTGCCGACCGCGCTCGCGGGCGCGACGACCGCCCCGCTCGCCGAGCGGGCGCCGGTCCATCCCAACGGCGTCACGCGGATCGATCACGTCGTCGCCGTCTCGCCCGCGCTCGACCGTACCGTCACCGCGCTCGAGGCGGCCGGGCTCGACCTCCGCCGCGTGCGCGAGGAGCCGACGCCGGCCGGCGCGCCGCGGCAGGCGTTCTTCCGCCTCGGCGCCGAGATCCTCGAAGCGGTACAGGAGCCGGCCGACGTCGTCGAGCGCGCCGGCGGCGCCGAGCGCCCGGCGTCTTTCTGGGGCCTCGCGCTGTGCTGCGAGGACATCGACGCGACCGTCGCGCGGCTCGGCGAGCACGTCAGCGAGGTGCGTGACGCCGTCCAGCCGGGCCGCCGTATCGCCTCGCTCCGCCGCTCAGCTGGCCTCGGCCTCCCGGTCGCTCTGATGACGGCCTAGGGTCGTCCTGCCTTGGTGTCGCCATGCGACACCAATCCAGGACGACGCCGCGCTACGCGGCGGCGGCGAGCGGCGCGGCGGCCGGCTCGTCGGCGCCCAGCTCCGCGTCGCGGAAGCGGCGCAGGGCGGCGGCGACGGCGCGATACGTCGGGGCGTGGAAGCCCATGCCGAGATGGGTCGCGTCGACCTCGACGTGCTCGGCTCCGGGATCGAGGCAGGCGCGCCAGTCGACGATCCCGTCGCGGCGCGAGTAGATCGAGACGTAGCCGACGTCGGGCGGGAGCGGCGTGCGCAGGTTCTCGCGCAGCGGCTCGCAGCAGTCGCCGTCGCGGCAGCCGCTGTTCAGCAGTCCGGGCACGCCGAGCGAGCCGAGCCTCCCGACCAGCTCGACGTTCATCCGCACGAGCGGGTGGACCATCAGCGGGTCGCGCAGCGGCGAGCCGAGCGCGACGACGCCGCTGACCAGCTCCGGCCTGCGGCCGGCGAGCGCACGGGCGTGCGCGCCGCCGCGGCTCTGTCCGACGAGCGCCACGCGGCGGCCTCCTGCGGCGGCGGAGAGCGCTTCCAGCCGTTCCTCCAGCCGCGTGACGGTGGCGCCGCCGCAGCCGACGTTGAGGCGGATTCCCGCGCGCTCGGTGCGGTAGCCGGCGCGTTGCAGCCAGCGTGCCATCGTCGTGAGCGAGGCGTCGCCGGCGAGGTAGCCGGGGATCAGCAGGACCGGGCGGCCGTGGCCGGCCGGGACGCCGTGGCCGCGGAAGACCGGGTCGAGCACGAGCGATGCGGCCTCGGCGGGGAGCAGGCTCTCACGCCAGATGGGCGGCAGCGCGCGGAGGTTTGGAAGCTTGGGGGGCAGCAATTGCATGAGCGTTTTTGCAGAAGCTTGTGACTACTCTTACACACTCGGTGGTCGATCCGCAGGATCAACCGTCGGCACTACACTCCGGCGCCATGCGCGCAGCCACCATCCGCGACGGCGGGATCCACGTCGAAGACCACCCCGATCCGGCCGCCGGAGCGGGCGAAGCGCTCGTCCGCGTGCGCGCCGCCGGCATCAACGGCGCCGACATGCTGCAGCGCCGCGGGCGCTATCCGGCGCCGCCCGGCTCGCCGCAGGACATCCCGGGCCTGGAGCTGGCGGGCGAGGTCGTCGCGCTCGGCGACGGCGCGACGCGCTTCGCCGTCGGTGATCGCGTGATGGCGATCGTCGGCGGCGGCGGACAGGCCGAGCTGGCGGTCGTCCACGAGCGGCAGCTGATTCCGGTGCCCGACGCGCTCGACTGGCCCGCGGCCGGCGGCTTCCCGGAGGTCTTCACGACCGCGCACGACGCGATCTTCTCGCAGGGCGGGCTGCGCGCGGGCGAGCGGCTGCTCGTCCACGGCGGGGCCGGCGGCGTCGGCACCGCCGCGATCCAGCTCGGCCGGGCGGCCGGCGCGCGCGTCACCGCGACGGTCCGCAACCCCGACCTGCGCGACCAGGTCGCCGCGCTCGGCGCGACCGTGATCGAGCCGGAGGGCTTCGCCGAGCACGGCCCGTTCGACGTCGTGCTGGAGCTGGTCGGCGCGCCGAACCTCGACGCGAACGTCGACGCGCTCGCGATCGAGGGGCGGATCGTCGTGATCGGCATCGGCGCCGGCGCGAAGGGCGAGCTGAACCTCGCGAAGCTGATGGGCAAGCGCGGCACGATCCGCGCCTCGACGCTGCGCGCGCGCCCGCTGGAGGAGAAGGCCGCGACCGCCCGCCGCCTCGAGCGGCACGTGCTGCCGCTGGTGCAGAGCGGCGCGCTGCGCGTCCCGGTCGCCGCGACGTTCGGCCTCGACGAGGCCGAGGCGGCGTACGACCGCTTCGCCGCGGGCGGCAAGCTCGGCAAGATCGTTCTGCTGCCGTAGAGGCTGGGGTGGGGACAGCCCCACCGCCCGCCCGGTAGGAGGTCCCATTCCGCGAGCGGGCGGCGGCGCCTATCGTGCCAGTCGTGCCCGCCACCACCCCTCGCAAAGGCCTTCCGCGGCCGTTCCTGATCCTCTGCACCGGCTTCGGCGTCGTGATGGTCCTCTACGCCGCGCTGTCGGCCGTCGCGTTCGGCGTCCGTCAGAAGGAGACGACCACCACGAGCTACGGCGCCGTCGAGCAGCTGCGGATCGACGGCGGCTCCGGCGACGTGACGGTGATCGGCGAGGAGCGCGACGACGTGCGCGTCGTCGCGCACGCCAGCTGGGGGCTGGCGAAGCCCGACCGCGAACAGCAGCTCACCGGCAGCGCGCTGAAGGTCGACGGCGGCTGCGGCTTCTGGGGAAACATCGGCGTCAACACCTGCACGACCGACTACGAGATCCATGTGCCGCGCGACACGCAGGTCACAGCCGACGCCGACGCCGGCGACGTGCGCGCCGTCGGACTGCGTGGTCGCGTGTCGCTGAACGCCAGCTCCGGCGACGTGCGCGCCGAGGACGTCACCGGCGAGCTGTCGGTCAACGTCTCCTCGGGTGACGTGACCGTCGTCGGGTACGGCGGCAGAGACGTCTCGGTCAACACCAGCAGCGGCGACCTCGAGGTCCGCACGCGCGTCGCGCCCGACCGCGTCAAGGCGATCACCGCCTCCGGCGACGTGACGGTGGCGGTGCCCGGCGGCGACACGTACAACGTGCTGACGGACACCGAAAGCGGCGATCGGGACGTGCAGGTCGACCAGTCGGTCGACGCCAAACGCACGATCGAGGCGCGCACCTCCTCCGGCGACGTGCGCGTCGTCCGTCTCGCCGACGCGCGCTGACGCGCTGCGCTACGCCGCGTCCTCGGGCTCGTCGTCCCCCAGCGGGACGACCTCGGCGGCGTGGGTCGTGCAGAGCGCCGGGCCGCCGGACTCCAGCACGGCCTGCTGCTCGCGCGGCGTCAGCTTCGCGCCGCACTCCTCGCACGTGTCGCCGACCTGTTCGAGCGTGCGTTCCTCCAAGTCCATGGGGTCCGTCTACCCGCACCCCGCCGCAGCCCGAACCGGCTTGTGCCGGTCCTAGTACGGCGGCAGGTCCGCGTACCAGTCGCCGAGCACCTTGAAAGCGCGCCAGAAGGCGCGCTTGGCGCCCTCCTCGTCGAGCGCCTCATCGATGTTCGGCACGTACAGCGCGTCGACCGACGGCGTCAGGTGCTGGATCGCGCCCGGCACCTGCTCCAGCTCGCGTGCGAGCGGGATGTCGAGGTCGTTGACGACGTGCAGCGCCTCCTCGCCCATCACGACGACGATCTTCGGCTGCACGATCGCCAGCTCCTCGACGATCCGCTCGACGCAGGCCGGGTCGGCCAGCGTCGGGTCCGAGACCGGGCACTTGACGCAGAGCGTGCCGTAGACGGCGAGCGGGTCGATCTGGAGCCGCTTGAGCGACTTCATCAGCGCTCCGCCCGCACGGCCGTAGAAGGCGACGCCCTCCTCGACCTCCGACGGCCGCGGCTGGTACTTGATCATGAAGACGTCGGCCTGCGGGTGACCGGAGCCCAGCACGGGCATCAGGTTGCCGCGCGGGCAGTGGGGACAGCTCTGGAGCTCGCGGGTGAGCTGGTTCAGCTCCCGGATGGCGCGCTCGAGGTACTTCTCGCGGATCTCGTCA encodes:
- a CDS encoding gluzincin family metallopeptidase; amino-acid sequence: MDLGAYRLQAETFVAELGDEYYTHYAGLKDGFDVDAIYARHAGLFSFDAVARLRELAASDGRSPDDARRLRMLLDFAVEGCLGLATTAEAAALAQREAGLRLDVGGTVVGFRESVVAQANEPGRERRAAIEAARLEATERDLNPLHRAALQRTHAVVRELGWPSYRAMCADCKGVDLDALSAATETFLAATDADYDAIVGPAVERVVGVGMARLTRADLPWFFRARDEDASFPAQQLLPAFEATLGGLGLEPAAGGRVLLDVEPRPRKSPRAFCVPVRAPGDVRLVVAPVGGRDDYVALLHEGGHAQHFAHVAPELPFEFRHLGDNAVTEAFAFLFDHLAEDPAWLRRRLGVADDDGTVAAHARASRLVYLRRYAAKLSYELVAHGEDPPGDALLADVYARSLTDALRVAWPTATHLSDMDPGLYVTSYLRAWALETHLRRWLSDRFGAEWFAVPEAGTALRELWRDGQRLSAEELLGSLTGERLDFGVLVADLGLGGGGEEAR
- the rlmD gene encoding 23S rRNA (uracil(1939)-C(5))-methyltransferase RlmD, whose protein sequence is MSTPTTPRKQRPDRFAELELTIDDLAFGGNGVARHEGYVLFVHGAIPGDRVRAKVTKTKRDYGEAITVDVLEPSPDRIAPVADHPGAPWQILPYERQLEIKSKQVDDALRRIGKLGGFELEPIVPALETWRYRNKLEYSFGTEGTAERGELIFGFHAPGEWDRIVPIADCMLASERGNAVRDQVLAFCREQGLTAYDRRTRRGFLRNCVIREGRRTGQFQVRLVTMPGELDREAFAEAVDCDGLLWTQFDGLGETTAEGDTELIAGSDYLEEELNGMSFRVSPNAFFQVNTEMAEKLYALAGDYASLAGFERLYDLYCGIGTVGLTMAPRAGELWGLEIIEDAIGDAIANARLNEIDNARFFAGDVRTALRLLVDTAGSPDVVVVDPPRAGLSRKVVRRIIDASPKRLVYISCNPTTLAPNGAQLAEAGYVLRKVRPVDMFPQTPHIECVALFERV
- a CDS encoding VOC family protein, coding for MPEIDELTIADEPASWAALGFAVEGETCRIGRVALRLAGRAAGRGIVRWTLRDATTTELDGLPTALAGATTAPLAERAPVHPNGVTRIDHVVAVSPALDRTVTALEAAGLDLRRVREEPTPAGAPRQAFFRLGAEILEAVQEPADVVERAGGAERPASFWGLALCCEDIDATVARLGEHVSEVRDAVQPGRRIASLRRSAGLGLPVALMTA
- a CDS encoding alpha/beta fold hydrolase, with protein sequence MQLLPPKLPNLRALPPIWRESLLPAEAASLVLDPVFRGHGVPAGHGRPVLLIPGYLAGDASLTTMARWLQRAGYRTERAGIRLNVGCGGATVTRLEERLEALSAAAGGRRVALVGQSRGGAHARALAGRRPELVSGVVALGSPLRDPLMVHPLVRMNVELVGRLGSLGVPGLLNSGCRDGDCCEPLRENLRTPLPPDVGYVSIYSRRDGIVDWRACLDPGAEHVEVDATHLGMGFHAPTYRAVAAALRRFRDAELGADEPAAAPLAAAA
- a CDS encoding NAD(P)H-quinone oxidoreductase, which encodes MRAATIRDGGIHVEDHPDPAAGAGEALVRVRAAGINGADMLQRRGRYPAPPGSPQDIPGLELAGEVVALGDGATRFAVGDRVMAIVGGGGQAELAVVHERQLIPVPDALDWPAAGGFPEVFTTAHDAIFSQGGLRAGERLLVHGGAGGVGTAAIQLGRAAGARVTATVRNPDLRDQVAALGATVIEPEGFAEHGPFDVVLELVGAPNLDANVDALAIEGRIVVIGIGAGAKGELNLAKLMGKRGTIRASTLRARPLEEKAATARRLERHVLPLVQSGALRVPVAATFGLDEAEAAYDRFAAGGKLGKIVLLP
- a CDS encoding DUF4097 family beta strand repeat-containing protein, translating into MPATTPRKGLPRPFLILCTGFGVVMVLYAALSAVAFGVRQKETTTTSYGAVEQLRIDGGSGDVTVIGEERDDVRVVAHASWGLAKPDREQQLTGSALKVDGGCGFWGNIGVNTCTTDYEIHVPRDTQVTADADAGDVRAVGLRGRVSLNASSGDVRAEDVTGELSVNVSSGDVTVVGYGGRDVSVNTSSGDLEVRTRVAPDRVKAITASGDVTVAVPGGDTYNVLTDTESGDRDVQVDQSVDAKRTIEARTSSGDVRVVRLADAR
- a CDS encoding uracil-DNA glycosylase family protein; protein product: MPVTTDDEIREKYLERAIRELNQLTRELQSCPHCPRGNLMPVLGSGHPQADVFMIKYQPRPSEVEEGVAFYGRAGGALMKSLKRLQIDPLAVYGTLCVKCPVSDPTLADPACVERIVEELAIVQPKIVVVMGEEALHVVNDLDIPLARELEQVPGAIQHLTPSVDALYVPNIDEALDEEGAKRAFWRAFKVLGDWYADLPPY